AGACATTCATGCCGGCGGGCGCGCCGGCCATTTGCGCTGGGAGGTCACCGAATACCTGCCCGGTCGCCGTTGGTGCGCTCAGGCGCGGGGCGATCATGGCTTGTCGCTGTTGCTGACCTACGAGTGCGCGGCGCAAGGCGACGGCACGCGGTTCGTGCGCACTCTGGATTACCGGTTCGAGGGGCTGGGCATGCGCCTGGCCAATCTGCTGTTGCTCAAGCGCCGCATCGAACGTGAATCGGCGACCTCGATGCAGGCCCTGCGCGACATGGCGCTCAGGCACCTGACGCTGACCGGGCACCTTTCATGAAGCGCCTGCTGTTACTGCTGGTGATCCTCGTCATCGCGTTTCTGCTGCTGATGCCGACCAAGGTGCAGCCGGTGGCGTGGAAACCGCCAGCGGCGCCGTCACTGAACGAAGGGGTCTACGCGGAAAACCAGCGGCTCAAGGCCGCCAAACAGGTTGGCCCGAGCGACATCGACGGCCCCGAAGCACTGCTGCTGGAGGGCGATTACCTGATCACTGGCCTGCATGACGGGCGAATGATCCGCACCAGCCTCGATGGCAAGGAGCGCAAGGTGCTGAGCGACACTGGCGGCCGGCCGCTGGGCCTGGCGCGGCATCCCAACGGTTTGCTGGTGATTGCCGACGGGGTCAAGGGTCTGCTCTCGCTCGACGCCCAGGGTCAGTTGATTCCTCTGACCACCGAGGCCAATGGCCTGCCTTTCGGTTTTACCGACGACGTGGCGATCGACAAGTCCGGGCACTACGCCTATTTCAGCGATGCCAGCAGCCGTTGGGGTTACGGCCATGACGGTGAGGCGATCATTGAACATGGCGGTGACGGGCGCCTGCTGCGCTATGACTTTCAGACCGGCAAGACCAGCGTGCTGCTGGACAAACTGCAGTTTGCCAACGGCGTGACCCTCGGCCCGGATGACGCTTATGTGCTGGTCAACGAAACCGGCGCCTACCGCATCAGTCGTTACTGGCTGACGGGACCCAAGGCCGGTACCCATGACCTGTTCATCGACAACCTGCCCGGCCTGCCGGACAACCTCGCGTTCAATGGCAGCAACCGCTTCTGGGTCGCGCTGTACGCACCGCGCAGTGCCTTGCTCGATCGGACCGCCGGGCATCCGCGGGTGCGCAAGATGATCGTGCGCGCGCTGACGGTGCTGCCAAAACCGGTGGAGAAACGCGGATTTGTCCTGGGGCTGGATCTTGAGGGCAAGGTGATCGCCAATCTGCAGGACGCCAGCAGCGGCAATTACTCTCCGATCACCACAGCGCGCGAGTATGGAGACTGGTTGTATCTGGGGTCGCTGAAGGCTACGCACATGGCGCGGCTGCCGTTGGCTGATGCATTGAAGTGAGCCTGCTGGTTTTATGTTA
The Pseudomonas fluorescens genome window above contains:
- a CDS encoding SMP-30/gluconolactonase/LRE family protein; the protein is MKRLLLLLVILVIAFLLLMPTKVQPVAWKPPAAPSLNEGVYAENQRLKAAKQVGPSDIDGPEALLLEGDYLITGLHDGRMIRTSLDGKERKVLSDTGGRPLGLARHPNGLLVIADGVKGLLSLDAQGQLIPLTTEANGLPFGFTDDVAIDKSGHYAYFSDASSRWGYGHDGEAIIEHGGDGRLLRYDFQTGKTSVLLDKLQFANGVTLGPDDAYVLVNETGAYRISRYWLTGPKAGTHDLFIDNLPGLPDNLAFNGSNRFWVALYAPRSALLDRTAGHPRVRKMIVRALTVLPKPVEKRGFVLGLDLEGKVIANLQDASSGNYSPITTAREYGDWLYLGSLKATHMARLPLADALK